A segment of the Catenuloplanes nepalensis genome:
TGGCCGAAGACCGTCGAGGCCGGCGTCAACGGCCGCATCCGGCGCAGCACGTGCAGCTCCTCGGACTTGCCGCCCGGCTCCATCGCGAGCAGCGCCGCGACCTGCAGCACGTGGTTCTGCAGCACGTCCCGGACCGCGCCGCTGCGGTCGTAGAACCCGGCCCTCCCCTGCGTGCCGAACTCCTCCGCGAGCGTGATCTGCACGTTGTCGATGTGCTCGCGGCTCCAGATCGGCTCCAGCAGCCGGTTGCCGAACCGCACCGCCGTGATCCCCTCGACCGCCTCCTTGCCGAGGTAGTGGTCGATCCGGAAGATCCGCGCCGGGTCGAAGGCACCACGCAGCGTGACCGCGAGCGCGGACGCGGACGCGAGGTCGTGCCCGAACGGCTTCTCCACGATCACCCGCCCGCGCGCGGCCAGCCCGGACGCCGTCAGCCCGCCGACCACGTCCGTGAACACCGCGGGCGGGATCGCGAGGTAGAACAGCGGCCGGCCCGCGCCGGTGAGCAGCGCGGCGAGCCGCTGATAGGTGTCGGCCGAGTCATAGGAGCCGGAGACCATCGCCAGCCGGGCCGCGAGCGCGTCGAACGCGGCCTCGTCCACCACGTCGACCGCCTCCGTGACCGCCTTGCGCACGGCCGTGACGAGCTGTTCGTGATCCCACGCCGACCGGGCGACGCCGATGACGGGCACGTCCAGGCGTCCGCGGCGGGTCAGCTCGTAGAGGGCGGGGATCAGCTTCTTGGCGGCGAGATCGCCGGTCACACCGAAGAGAACGACGGCGTCCGCGCGTCCATCCATTGCCGGGTCACCCCATAAGGTCTGTCAGAAAATGCTCTACAGACCGGCCAACCCCACCATGATCGTACGGATTTCCGGGCCTGGGTGAGACGTGGGCGACAGCTAGAATCATGGCGTGAAGCTGAAGCTGGATCTGCACGACATCTTCAACAGGGGTCAAGAGATCGACCGCGCGCTGCGGAACATCATCGACGAGGCGATTCAGAAGAAGGCCGCGACCGTCGAGATCATCCCGGGCAAGGGCAGCGGCGCGCTGAAGAAGAAGGTCCTGCGCTTCCTCGACCAGCGCGACATCAAGCAGCTCTACCACCGCGTGGAGAAGGACGGCGACAACTGGGGCCGCCTGTTCGTGCACTTCCGCCACGAGGCTCCGGCCGGCCGCCGCGGGCGCGGGCGCTGAGGCTCCTCCTCCGCGCCGAGGCCGCGATCCTGCTCTACGGCGGTGCGGTGCACGTCTGGCAGCTCACCACGTGGCCGCCCTACCCGTGGGCGCCCGGGTGGCTCGCCGCGTACTTCGTCTCCCTCACGCTGCTGGACCCGCTCGCCGGCGTCCTGCTGCTGCTCCGCCGCCGCTCCGGGCTGGTTCTCGGCGCCGTGATCCTGACGACCGACGCGGCGGCCAACGGCTACGCGGTCTACGTCCTGGGTGTCTCCTCCCCCGCCGCCATCGTGGCCCAAGCCGTCATCTCCGGCTTCGCGGTCGTCGCATCGGGCACGCTCCCGCGCGCATGGGCATACTGCGGAGACAAAAGCTGATATTCCCGCTTCCGGCGGAGGCTCAGCGTTCACTCCGTTCCAGGGGCGGGGGTCGGGGCCGCAGCCGGGCTCCCTGCAAGATCCGCTTCGCAAGAGCAGAAAACCACAGCAGGTTTACGTGTAAGCGGAGCGCCGGGTGGCAATCATGGGCCGTTATGCGCCGTATCCCCGCACTCGACGCCCTCCGACTTCTGGCCGCACTGGCCGTGGCGCTCTACCACTACACGACGTTCTGGTCCCCGGACGGTGTGCACAACCCGGCGCACTTCGTGCCGTCCCTCTCCCGGGTGACCGTCTACGGCTTCCTCGGCGTCGAGATGTTCTTCATGATCAGTGGCTTCGTGATCGGGATGAGCAGCTGGGGCAAGCGGATCGGCGACTACGCGGTGTCCCGGGTCTCCCGGCTCTACCCCGCCTACTGGGCGTGCGTCGCGATCACGCTCGCGTTCACCACGCTGTTCCCGATCAGCGGCGGCTGGATACCGGTCTACGACGACTTCACCTGGGTCGACGTCGGCATCAACCTCACCATGTTGCAGCACCCGCTCGGCCACCCGTCGGTCGACAACGTCTACTGGACGCTCTGGGTCGAGCTGCGCTTCTACCTGCTCTGGGCGCTGGTGGTCGGCCGTGGTGTCACGTACCGCCGGGCCGTGCTCTTCTGTGTGGTCTGGATGACCGCGGCGGTGCTGGCCGTGCAGATCGACCACCCGGCCCTCACCATGCTGACGATGCCGGACTACGCCGGTTACTTCTGCGCCGGCATCCTGCTCTACCTGGTCCGCCGCTTCGGCGGCTCGCCGCTGCTCTGGGCGATGCTCGCGTTCACCTGGCTGATCAACCTGCACAGCCTGCACGAGCGCGTCCAGCTGAACCCGGGCTGGACCGTGCCGCTCTGGCCGGCCGCCCTGATCGTCACCGCGATCTACCTGACCCTGGCCGCGATCGCGCTCGGCCGCGCCGACCGCCTCGACTGGCGCTGGCTGACCGTGGCGGGCGCGCTCACCTACCCCTACTACCTGCTGCACCAGCGCCTCGGCTACATCCTGATCCGCCACGGCATGGTCGACGCCGGCCTCCCCCTGGAGCTGCTGGTCCCGGCCACCATGGCGATCATGCTGATCCCGGCCTGGCTGGTCCACCGCTTCATCGAACGCCGCTTCGGCCCCCTGCTCCGCGACGCCCTGCACCGCGGCCTCACCGACCTCCGCCGCGACGATCCGGCCGGCAGCGCCGGGCCCGACCCGGCTTCCGGGGCCGGCAGGTCTTCCGGGGCCAGCAGGTCTTCCGGGGCCGGCGGGTCTTCCGGGGCCGGCACCGCGCCGGTCACGGATGGTGCCGCCATCACCGTGCCGCACCAGGTCACCATCCGCCGCGAGCCGGGGCAGGCGCCGGTCACGGTGCTCACGACGACCGTCGCCCGATCCTCGTCCGGTCCGGGCCGCGGCGCCGGAGGAACCCTGATCGGGCCGTACCCGCGTGGTGTCCTGCGAAACGACAGCCGTTGACCGCGGCCGGGCCCGTTCGGTCACGCCGGGCGATACACGGACCACACTGAGCCGCAGCCCCGCGACCCCGTCACGCCGGCCGGTACACGGACCACCGAACTCCGACCCCGCGACCCGTCACGCCGGCCGGCATACGGACCACCGAGCTCCGGCCCGGCGACCCCGTCACGCCGGCCGGTATTCGACTTCGGGCCTGCCCGGGCCGCCGTAGCGCGGGGAGCGCACGACGCGGCCCGTACCCGCGAGGTGTTCGAGGTAGCGGCGGGCCGTGACGCGCGAGACGCCGGTGCGGGCGGCGACCTCGGCGGCGGACAGGCCGCCCGGGGCGGGAGCGCGCAGCGCGGTCAGGACCAGGTCGAGCGTGGCCGCGTCCAGGCCCTTGGGCAGCGAGTCCGCGGTGGCGCCGCGGAGCGTGGCGAAGACGCGGTCGATCTCGTGCTGGGCCGCGACCTGGCCGTCGCCGTGCAGCTGCCGGTGGTAGTCGGCGTAGCGCTCCAGCTTGTCCCGGAAGCCCGCGAACGTGAACGGTTTCAGCAGGTAGTGCGCCACGCCGAGGGCCGCAGCCGAGCGCACCATCGCGAGGTCCCGGGCCGACGTCACGGCCAGCACGTCCGTGGGGCTGCCGGCCGCGCGCAGCGCGCGGGCGATCTCCAGGCCGGGCAGGTCGGGCAGGTGCAGGTCGAGCAGCACCAGGTCTGTGCCACCGGCGCGGAGCGCGGCCAGCGCGGCCCGGCCGGTGTGCGCCACGCCGGTCACCTCGAAACCCTCGACCCGCCGGGTGTACGCCGCGTGCGCCTCCGCGATCAGCGGCTCGTCGTCGACGACCAGCACCCGGATCGCGCTCATGCCGGCCGGCCCGGCAGTCGATGTTCGAGGCGTTCCGCGGGTTCCAGGGCCATCGGGGTCGCGCTCATGATCCGGCCACCGGGAGCCGCACCGTGATGATCGCGCCACCGCCGGGGCCGGACGCGGCCGACGCGGTGCCGTTGTGCCGCTCCGCGACCTGCCGGACCAGCGCCAGCCCGAGCCCGCGCCCCTCCCGCTTGGTGGTCCAGCCGCGCCGGAACGCGGCCGCGGCCTCGTCGTCCGTCATGCCCGGCCCGGTGTCGGAGACGCGGACCAGCACCTCCGACGGCTCCTCGGTGATCAGCACGGTGACGCGGCGCGGCGCGGGACGCCCGGCGACCGCCTCCAGCGCGTTGTCGACCAGGTTGCCGACCACGGTGAGCAGGTCGCGGCTGGGCAGCCGCGGATCGTCCAGCCTGGACTCCGGGTCGACCAACAGCTCGACGCCGCGCTCGGCGGCCTGCGCGGACTTGCCGAGCAGCAGCGCGGCCAGCGCCGGTTCCGCGACCGCGCCGACCACCTGGTCGGTGAGCTGCTGGGCGAGTTCCAGCTCCGCGGTGGCGAGCCGGACCGCCTCGTCCGCGCGGCCCAGCTCGACCATGGTGAGCACGGTGTGCAGCCGGTTCGCGGCCTCGTGCGCCTGCGCGCGCAGCGCCTCGGTCAGGCCGCGCACGGAGTCCAGCTCGCCGGCGAGTGCGCGCAGCTCGGTGTGGTCCCGCAAGGTCAGGACCGTGCCGAGGGTCCGCCCCTCGAAGCGTGTCACCCGCTGGTTGGCGACCAGGACACGGTCGCCGGCCAGCACCGGCACGTCCGCGGCCGGCTGCGCGGCGGTGAGCAGGTCGGAGACCTCCGCGGGCAGCGCGAGCGCGGAGACCGGCACGTCGTCGGGGAGGCCGAGCAGGCGGCGGCCCTCGTCGTTGATGAGCGCGACGCGGCCGTCCCGGTCGACCACGAGCAGTCCCTCGCGGACCGAGTGCAGGACCGCGTCGTAGTACTCGTACATCCGGCGCATCTCGGCCGGGCCGAGCCCGTGCGTCTGCCGCCGCAGCCGGTTGGAGAGCAGCCAGGCGCCGAGGCCGGCCAGCGCGAGCGCGAGCACGGTGGCCAGCAGCACGGCCGGGAGCTGGTGACGCAGCCGGCGGTTGATCTCATCGGTGGTGATGCCGACCGAGACCAGGCCGGTGATCGCGCCGGCCTGGTCGCGGACCGGCACGACCGTGCGCACGGACCGGCCGAGGCTGCCCGTGGTCGTCTCCACCACCACGCCTCCGTGCAGTGCCGCGTCGATCGAGCCGACGAACGGGCCGTCGATCAGCTCCGGGTTCGGGTGCGTGAAGCGGGTGCGGTCCGGCGCCATCACCACGATGAAGTCGGTGCCGGTCGCGACGCGGACACTCTCCGCGTACGGCTGGAGGACGGTCGTGGGATCCTCGGCGCGCAGCGCCGCGACCACCAGCGGAGAGTGGGCGATCGTCTCGGCGACCGCGGTGACCTCCTCGACGGCCGCGTGCTGCGCGTCCTGTGCCGCGAGCGCGACCGTGCCCACGGTCCCGGCCGTGACCAGCAGCGTCACGACCAGCACCTGCAGCACGAACAGCTCGCGCGCGATGCTCCACCGACGGATGATCGCCATGTTTCGGTTCCGGGTCCTCGCGATGAACAGAATGAACGAACACTGGTTGACGACGGGAAACCACTGAGAGTGACTAAAGCGGGTGTGCCAGGAACCGAAAGGTAGCCCGTGCCGCACACCGTCAACTCCGCGATCCTTGAGTTCGGGGCCGCCGATGAGGTGGCCCAGCAGTCAGAGGGCGCACAGAGCCGACACCACTTCGTGCTCAATGTCCTACGCGAGCAGATGGGCGGGAGCAAGCCCATCGCCCAAATCAGGCGTTCCGACATCGATGCAGTTCTCGCCGAGATGCGCAGGAGGGGCCGTGCGGAGAGCACTCTCAACACCTACCGCGCGACCCTGCGACCGTTCGGCCGATGGCTGCTCGACAACGGGTACGTCAAGCGCAACCCCGCCTCTCATCTGAAGAACGCCAAGATCGCTCCGGACAGGTCCAAGCGCAAGCCCCTCACCTCTGACCAGCTCAAGCAGGTCATCGAGAAAGCTGAGCGCCGCCATCCCTGCGACGGCATGACGGTCTCGCTCTTGTTCTGGACGGGTTGTCGTCAGAGCGAGATCCGGGGCCTGAAGTGGGGCGACGTCAATCTCCAGGATCTGACGCTGGAGGTCTATAGGCCCAAGGTCAAGAAGTCCCTAACCTGCCCCATCCCCGCCCAACTGGCAGAGGACCTGACGAAGTGGCAAGCCTGGGTGGAGGGGCGCTACGGACCGATCCAGCCCGAATGGTACGTCGTACCGGCCCGCTTCCACCGTGGCTTCGTCAACGGCATCCCGCAAAAAATCACGCCGGACTGGCCGCTCAACCTCACCAAGTCTCAGGGGCCGCTCACCGGGGCCATCAAGCGCCTGCTCGTATCGATCGGCATAACTGATATGCGCGGCAAGGGTTCCCACACAATCCGACGAACAGCAGCGAACCTCATCCTTGCCCACACCGGCGACATCCGGGCAGCTCAGCACCTTTTAGGACACGGATCGGTCACCATGACGGAGAGGTACCTAGACGCCGACGCCCAGGCGGCTAAGTACGGAGCAACCATCCGGGAGTGGACGATCTAGGTTGACTCAGGGACACGCACACACCCCGTAGGGGGTTCTATGTCCGGGCGGGGGTGGGACCGGGGAGTTCCCCCACCCCGCGAGAGAAAGAAACGCGCCCGGCGGGCTTGGTCCGCCGGAGGCGCAGCCGTAGTAAGAGGCAGGTCCGTGGTGGGACTGCATGGCGGGGAGGGTGTTGCAACACCCTCCCCAACGCCAACTCGCCAGGGACACCCACCACCACGGAGTACCAGATGAACGAGTACGACAAGACGCGCGTCGCGTCGCTCTACGCGCAAGCGATGAGCGCCGCCACCCGCTACGCCCGCAGGTATCAGAAGCAGGTTTTCAACGCGGACCCGGAGATCCTGGCGCGATTCATCAAGCAACGGACGGTCTCACGCCTCCTGGCCACCAGGTCGTACGCGAAGCGGGACCAGATTGCCCAAGAGCTGCTCGATCGCGCGTACTCATACATCCACGAGGGCGAGCAGGAAGCGAAGCTGCGGGCTCTGTACGACAGCATCGACAAGGGCCAACTGAAGCCCCGCGCAGCGCATGTTCTCTGGGCCATCTTCGAGATGTCTTACAGCCAAGGCCCGAACCCCATCACCACGTACGAGGACCTCCTCGATCTTATCTACATCAAGTTCGGCGACGAGACCTCGACACGCACGATCGGCCGCGAGCTGGACGTCCTAGAGAAGGCCGGCATCATCCGTACCACCCGAGGGAAGCGGGCAGGGCTAAACGCCAGGAAGCGCACGGCCACGGTCTGTCACCTGGACCTCTAGCCTCAAGTCGGCCCGCCGGACGCCGAACAGAGGGTCATGGTCGACTACAGCAAGCTCACCGTGGAAGACGGACCACTCAGCACCTCCTCTGGTGACCTCCCTCCCGAGGTCACCCAGAAGATCGAAGAGTACGTGGGAAAGAAGAAGGCCCTCAGGCTGCCGGGTTTCGAGACTGAGGCGAACGCCAAAACGTTCATGTCCAAGGTGCGGAAGTACGCCAACGGCAAGGACTGGGGTGTACGCGGTGTGGTCAGGAAGGCGGAAGGGGACGACACTTGGACCGCCCGCTTCGAGGTCAGCGAAAAGAAGGGGAATAGGCCCGGCGCTAAGCAGAAGGAGGCGACTCCTGCCAAGAAGGCGGCCCCTGGCAAGTAACACAAGTCACGTAAGCCACCACCAGGCCACATCGGCATCCTCTGCATATGGCCTATGGCTCGGGCTGCGACCCTTCACGCGGAGCCTCTGAGCGTCTCGCCGTCCGCAGCACCGAGGCCCGCAGGTAGATATCCCGCTCGTACCCAGGCCGGGCGGTCTCAGTGGTACTCCGCACCACCGCGTGCACGTACCACCACCAGTCGGCCGTCTTACCAGGGCCAGCGGTGTTGACCGGCTCGTAGAGCCTAAGAACCTTCACCCACAGGTTGCCCCGGCCAAAGCGGTAGTTGTTCTCCAGCATGAGGTAGACGCCGCCCACCGCAGGCCTTGGAACACCGTCAGCGGTCACGTCGCTGCCCGCAGCGAAGCCAAGATCTTTTCTAAGATCGCCTCGTCCAGCACCCAGGCCGCACGGCCATCCCGGTAGACGACCTTCGCTCTCCCCACCGCCTTCAGCGCCGGGTGCATGTGCGTGCCCGGTATCCGCTGCGGAAAGCTGATCTCCAGCTCCACGATCATCGACAACCCCCAGCGGTGATCAATAGAATTCCCACGCCCGTCTCACACAGCGTTCATGGTCGAACGCTCGTTGCGAAGGAAGAGGCCGTCTCCAACCCGCTCCAAAACCGGCGAGGGAGTAGCACGTGGGCGATCTTGGAAGCACACTGAGGTCAGCACGCACACAAGCGGGCCTCTCGCTCTCCGGCATGGCCTCCAGAACGGGCTACAGCCGGAGCTACCTTGGCAACGTCGAGACAGGACAACGCCAGGTAACCCCCGACGTCATCCGGGCGTATGAGCGCGTGCTGGGAGAAGACTTGAAGCGTCGCCAACTGCTCATCGGCAGCCTGTCTATCCTGGCCGCGGAGTCCACCCCGGACACGGCGCTCTCCATCGCCTCCGACATCTCCAAGGGGCGGTCCGAGCTCCTGGCGATCAGCCAGACATCTCACGCCACGGACAAGTCGATCGCGGCACTCGTCGCCAGGGACACCCCCTCCGTGGCCTCGCTGGTCAAGTGGTCCAACTCCTCCTACGCCTCGGCTGTCCTACGCGTGAACGCGGCCGGCATCCTGGCCAAGGTTAGGTCACCCGCCATCGACAACGAGGCCATCAGCGTTCTCCAGCAGGACTCGGACGTACGCGAGCTGTACCTCACGGCGGTCATCTCACGCGTGCTCAAAGAGCCCTGGGACACGGCCTACAACATGGCCACGACTCCCACCCCACTCTCGGAGCCGGACCACCTCAACACCTTCACGGCGGAGCTGTCCAACCCAGCCGACGCCGGAGCGCGCTACTGCTCGGCCGTCATGCTGTCCCGCACCAAGTCCCCCACAGTCACCACGGCCCTGGTGTCGGCCCTGCGCACGGAGCCCAGCCGCGAGAACCTACGCGCCATCGGCGCAGCCCTCGCAGGAGTCGACCCTCTTAGTCTCTGAAGGAGATCCTCTTGACCACGTACATCATCCAGGTTGACAAGGGCGAAGAGGTCATTGACAAGCTGAACCGGGGCGTAGAGGTCTTCGGTGTCGAGCGCGGCCCCATCAGCATCATCGGCGCGATCCAGCAGGCCACGGTCTCGGTGATGCCCAAGAACAATCCCAAGGACGACATCCTCAGGGACTACGACGCCCCGTTCGAGATCACCGGCACCGGCGAGGTCGTAGACGGCAAGGTCCACATCCACGTCTCCATGGGCGGGGAGGACCAAGTGGTGGTCGGCCACCTTCACAGGGCAATCGTCGGAGACTGGTTCGTCCGCGCCTACATCACAGACATGGACGACGTGTCGACCTTGTAACAGGACGTGGGGTAGACCAACAGCCCCGGACCTCGGCTTATGCGCCGAACCGGGGCTGTTCTACGTCGTCACTTAAGCAAGAGCGCGAGGAGCCCGGTCAGCGCCACCAAGAGGGTAGCCAGCCCTGACAGCAGCGCAGGGGCATTCCGAATGAACTCGATCTTCGTGTTTGGCTTCTGATCATCGTCAGCCATAACACCCACCTCCACCGTCCGGCGCATCGCTACG
Coding sequences within it:
- a CDS encoding acyltransferase family protein — translated: MRRIPALDALRLLAALAVALYHYTTFWSPDGVHNPAHFVPSLSRVTVYGFLGVEMFFMISGFVIGMSSWGKRIGDYAVSRVSRLYPAYWACVAITLAFTTLFPISGGWIPVYDDFTWVDVGINLTMLQHPLGHPSVDNVYWTLWVELRFYLLWALVVGRGVTYRRAVLFCVVWMTAAVLAVQIDHPALTMLTMPDYAGYFCAGILLYLVRRFGGSPLLWAMLAFTWLINLHSLHERVQLNPGWTVPLWPAALIVTAIYLTLAAIALGRADRLDWRWLTVAGALTYPYYLLHQRLGYILIRHGMVDAGLPLELLVPATMAIMLIPAWLVHRFIERRFGPLLRDALHRGLTDLRRDDPAGSAGPDPASGAGRSSGASRSSGAGGSSGAGTAPVTDGAAITVPHQVTIRREPGQAPVTVLTTTVARSSSGPGRGAGGTLIGPYPRGVLRNDSR
- a CDS encoding tyrosine-type recombinase/integrase gives rise to the protein MPHTVNSAILEFGAADEVAQQSEGAQSRHHFVLNVLREQMGGSKPIAQIRRSDIDAVLAEMRRRGRAESTLNTYRATLRPFGRWLLDNGYVKRNPASHLKNAKIAPDRSKRKPLTSDQLKQVIEKAERRHPCDGMTVSLLFWTGCRQSEIRGLKWGDVNLQDLTLEVYRPKVKKSLTCPIPAQLAEDLTKWQAWVEGRYGPIQPEWYVVPARFHRGFVNGIPQKITPDWPLNLTKSQGPLTGAIKRLLVSIGITDMRGKGSHTIRRTAANLILAHTGDIRAAQHLLGHGSVTMTERYLDADAQAAKYGATIREWTI
- the zwf gene encoding glucose-6-phosphate dehydrogenase, with translation MDGRADAVVLFGVTGDLAAKKLIPALYELTRRGRLDVPVIGVARSAWDHEQLVTAVRKAVTEAVDVVDEAAFDALAARLAMVSGSYDSADTYQRLAALLTGAGRPLFYLAIPPAVFTDVVGGLTASGLAARGRVIVEKPFGHDLASASALAVTLRGAFDPARIFRIDHYLGKEAVEGITAVRFGNRLLEPIWSREHIDNVQITLAEEFGTQGRAGFYDRSGAVRDVLQNHVLQVAALLAMEPGGKSEELHVLRRMRPLTPASTVFGQYAGYADESGVAPGSTTETFVASTLRIDTRRWAGVPFHLRAGKHLGATTTEVVVTLRPASSAPPGFAPNLLRLRLGRGDGLGLTLNVKEPGGTVAAHPVPLDVDFGTVFGRRQEAYERLIDDALDGRPDRFASEETIREEWRIVAPVLDGSVLPRPYERGGWGPETAGTRPAGGWHPLGR
- a CDS encoding Smr/MutS family protein; the encoded protein is MKLKLDLHDIFNRGQEIDRALRNIIDEAIQKKAATVEIIPGKGSGALKKKVLRFLDQRDIKQLYHRVEKDGDNWGRLFVHFRHEAPAGRRGRGR
- a CDS encoding PPC domain-containing DNA-binding protein, translated to MTTYIIQVDKGEEVIDKLNRGVEVFGVERGPISIIGAIQQATVSVMPKNNPKDDILRDYDAPFEITGTGEVVDGKVHIHVSMGGEDQVVVGHLHRAIVGDWFVRAYITDMDDVSTL
- a CDS encoding helix-turn-helix domain-containing protein, coding for MGDLGSTLRSARTQAGLSLSGMASRTGYSRSYLGNVETGQRQVTPDVIRAYERVLGEDLKRRQLLIGSLSILAAESTPDTALSIASDISKGRSELLAISQTSHATDKSIAALVARDTPSVASLVKWSNSSYASAVLRVNAAGILAKVRSPAIDNEAISVLQQDSDVRELYLTAVISRVLKEPWDTAYNMATTPTPLSEPDHLNTFTAELSNPADAGARYCSAVMLSRTKSPTVTTALVSALRTEPSRENLRAIGAALAGVDPLSL
- a CDS encoding sensor histidine kinase; amino-acid sequence: MAIIRRWSIARELFVLQVLVVTLLVTAGTVGTVALAAQDAQHAAVEEVTAVAETIAHSPLVVAALRAEDPTTVLQPYAESVRVATGTDFIVVMAPDRTRFTHPNPELIDGPFVGSIDAALHGGVVVETTTGSLGRSVRTVVPVRDQAGAITGLVSVGITTDEINRRLRHQLPAVLLATVLALALAGLGAWLLSNRLRRQTHGLGPAEMRRMYEYYDAVLHSVREGLLVVDRDGRVALINDEGRRLLGLPDDVPVSALALPAEVSDLLTAAQPAADVPVLAGDRVLVANQRVTRFEGRTLGTVLTLRDHTELRALAGELDSVRGLTEALRAQAHEAANRLHTVLTMVELGRADEAVRLATAELELAQQLTDQVVGAVAEPALAALLLGKSAQAAERGVELLVDPESRLDDPRLPSRDLLTVVGNLVDNALEAVAGRPAPRRVTVLITEEPSEVLVRVSDTGPGMTDDEAAAAFRRGWTTKREGRGLGLALVRQVAERHNGTASAASGPGGGAIITVRLPVAGS
- a CDS encoding response regulator; this encodes MSAIRVLVVDDEPLIAEAHAAYTRRVEGFEVTGVAHTGRAALAALRAGGTDLVLLDLHLPDLPGLEIARALRAAGSPTDVLAVTSARDLAMVRSAAALGVAHYLLKPFTFAGFRDKLERYADYHRQLHGDGQVAAQHEIDRVFATLRGATADSLPKGLDAATLDLVLTALRAPAPGGLSAAEVAARTGVSRVTARRYLEHLAGTGRVVRSPRYGGPGRPEVEYRPA